The Rhizobium leguminosarum region CGCGGGAGCAATTTCCGGCTGAGCACTGCGCGTCGCAGCAATTTCCCAGTGCCACAATGATCAACATCCAATCGGTTTCAATCATACTCTGCTGAATGCCCGGAAAGCTGCACTGGGACAAAACTCAGAGCCATTACAACGAGGACTCCTTGTATGTCTTTTTCAAAAAGTCCGGAACTATTGATCTTCGACTGCGACGGGGTTCTCGTCGATAGCGAGCTTATCGCAACCAAGGTGCACATCGAAGCTTTGGCGAAATGCGGCTATGTCATATCCGCTGAAGAGTATAACGATCGCTTCATAGGAATGACTGACCAGCAAAGTTATTCAGTGATAGAATCCGAGGGCGGCTTACGCCTACCGGAGGATCATCATGAATGTGTGATGGCCGAAGTTGCAAGTCGATATACTCGTGATCTGCGTGCAATCAGCGGCGTTCGACAAACCTTGGAAGCTATCGATTTAAGGAAGTGCGTGGCGTCGAACAGTGACGCTGCAAAGCTCTGCTTGGCACTCAAAGTCACAGACCTGCATGATTTCTTTTGGCCCCATCTCTTCAGTGCTTCGCAAGTTGCGCGTGGTAAGCCAGCGCCGGATCTGTTTCTGTTTGCAGCACAGAATATGAACACACCGGCTGGAAGTTGTCTCGTTATTGAAGACAGCGTTGCTGGAACTCAGGCGGCGGTGGGAGCGGGGATGATGGTGATTGGCTTCATAGGTGGCTCGCATTGCCTTCCTGGGCATGGAGACAAACTGATAGAGGCAGGTGCCACAAAGCTGTTTAGCCGCATGGCGGCGTTGCCACAAATCTTAGCAGGTTTGTGATCACGGAGTTGCGCGCTGGCGAACCGTCTTGAATCGCAGCCGCACTGTCCAGGATAAATCGTGGGATCCGATAGCATCAGTTGGTGTACCGGCTTCACCTTAAATTGACCGATCCTCGCTCGATTGCTCGGCCCGCCGGAAACATGGAGACACTATGACCGCGATACCAACGGTAGCTGGAAGTCCGGTAACGATCGAGTACCTAGAAAGACTTCCGAATTTCATTTCCATTTGCGCAAGCTGGACTTTCGGACAATGGGGCTGTCAATCGCATGGTTCGTACGAACAAACGCGAGCAGAGTTTGAAGAAGCAAAGAAAGGTTCAGTGCCGCTAACACTGGTCGCCATTGAAAACGCATTGCCAGTTGGAATGGTCACGTTGGCTGATCGTGATTTCGATGGAAAATCTCATCTATCCCCGTGGCTTAAGTCGCTTTTTGTCCATCCATTTCACCGCAAGAAAGGAATAGCCACGTTGTTGATCGAGCGGCTGGAGCATGAAGCATTGCGCCTCGGTTACAAAAGCCTTTACTTGATAACAGAGGACGCGCGGGTTCTTTACGAAAAGAGCGGCTGGCAGGCAATTGATTGCGTCCAAACACCCTATGGCGCAGCAGCTTTGATGGAGAGAGTCCTGCCGACGCCTCCTCCCCTGAGAACCGCTACGCCAGGACGAAAATAGCTGAGTCGGAGCTCCAAGCTGCTTTCATCAAAAATCTCTCAACCCGTGAGCAGGCGATGTCGCAACCCGGCAAACGCAACGTCTTTGTTGGGCTCCGCTTTTAGGGATCATCTTGATGTCGGACAGCCTGTTATTACAGCCATAGCGCAAGGGGTGAACCAGGCGTCGGCCGACAAATCCCATCGCGCAGCGTGGGCCTCTTCCCTGCTTTCGTTCCCACCCCAGGCCTTGGCCACTGCTGAGACGGTTTGCGCTGTTGCAAAAAGCCCCAGGAACACGCCGTACAACGTAGCGAGCTACCCAAATTCTCATCGAAAGGTTCTGAACCTTATGCACACCAGCAACAACGTAGCATCAGCCATCCTAAATTTTTACGCCTCTCGTTTTGGTTACCTCGGCGGCCGACGGGATCTGCGGGCATCGCTCATTTTAACTTCTTTTTTTGCTTTCGCGATTCCATCCTATGCCGAAGCAGAGGCGCTGCTTC contains the following coding sequences:
- a CDS encoding HAD family hydrolase, translated to MSFSKSPELLIFDCDGVLVDSELIATKVHIEALAKCGYVISAEEYNDRFIGMTDQQSYSVIESEGGLRLPEDHHECVMAEVASRYTRDLRAISGVRQTLEAIDLRKCVASNSDAAKLCLALKVTDLHDFFWPHLFSASQVARGKPAPDLFLFAAQNMNTPAGSCLVIEDSVAGTQAAVGAGMMVIGFIGGSHCLPGHGDKLIEAGATKLFSRMAALPQILAGL
- a CDS encoding GNAT family N-acetyltransferase is translated as MTAIPTVAGSPVTIEYLERLPNFISICASWTFGQWGCQSHGSYEQTRAEFEEAKKGSVPLTLVAIENALPVGMVTLADRDFDGKSHLSPWLKSLFVHPFHRKKGIATLLIERLEHEALRLGYKSLYLITEDARVLYEKSGWQAIDCVQTPYGAAALMERVLPTPPPLRTATPGRK